The sequence TCGCCAGTGCAGATCCGCACCATGGAAGCGCAGAAGCCGCCGATCCGCATCATCATCCCCGGCAAGACCTACCGCCAGGACAGCGATGCCACGCATTCGCCGATGTTCCATCAGGTCGAAGGCCTCGTCATCGACAAGACGGCGAACGTCGCCAATATCCGCTGGGTGCTCGAAGAGTTCTGCAAGACCTTCTTCGAGGTCGACAATGTGACGATGCGCTTCCGCCCGTCCTTCTTCCCCTTCACGGAACCGTCCTTCGAGGTCGATATTCAGTGCGACCGCTCCGGCCCGATCGTCAAGTTCGGCGAAGGCACCGATTGGATGGAAATCCTCGGCTGCGGCATGGTGCATCCGAACGTATTGCGTTACGGCGGGCTCGATCCCGACGAATATCAGGGCTTTGCTTGGGGCATGGGCCTCGACCGCATTGCCATGCTGAAATACGGCATGCCCGACCTGCGCGACTTCTTCAATGCCGACGTCCGCTGGATGAACCACTATGGCTTCCGCCCACTCGACATGCCGACTTTGTTCGGCGGTCTGAGCGCGTAAGGAAGGGATAAAGCACATGAAATTCACACTCTCCTGGCTGAAAGAGCACCTGGAAACCGACGCCTCGCTCGACGAGATCTGTGCCCGCCTGACGATGATCGGGCTGGAAGTGGAAGAGGTCGACGACAAGGCCGCGTTCAAGCCTTTCGTCATCGCCAAGGTTCTCTCGGCCGAAAAGCACCCGCAAGCCGATCGCCTGAAGGTACTGATGGTCGATACTGGCAGCGGTGCGCCCGTTCAGGTCGTTTGCGGCGCGCCCAATGCGCGCGCCGGCCTCGTCGGTGCCTTCGCGGCCCCCGGCACCTATGTTCCCGGCATCGACGTGACGCTTGCCATCGGCAACATCCGCGGTGTCGAAAGCCGCGGCATGATGTGCTCGGAAAAGGAACTTGAAATCTCCGACAGCCATGACGGCATCATCGATCTGCCTGATGATGCGCCTGTCGGCACGAGCTTCGCCGCCTATGCCGGGCTCGACGATCCGGTCATCGAGATCAACCTGACGCCGAACCGCCCGGATTGCACCGGCGTTTACGGCATCGCCCGCGATCTCGCCGCCTCCGGCCTCGGCACGCTGAAGCCCCGCCTCACGCCAACGTTTCCTGTCCAAGGTGAAACGCCGACCGAACTCAAGATCGAGCTCGACGATATCAGCCTTTGCCCGGGCTTTGCGCTTCGCCTCGTGCGCGGCGTCAAGAACGGCCCGAGCCCGAAGTGGATGCAGCAGCGCCTGCTCGCGATCGGCCTTCGTCCGATTAGCGCGCTGGTCGATATCACCAACTACATGACCTTCGATCAGGGCCGCCCGATGCACGTCTTCGACGCTGCCAAGGTCAAGGGCAATCTGGTCGTCCGCCGCGCCAGGGACGGCGAAACCGTGCTGGCGCTGGATGAGCGCGAATACAAGCTCAACCCCAGCAATGTCGTCATCGCTGATGACAATGGTGTGGAGTCGATCGGCGGCATCATGGGCGGTGAACATTCCGGCTGCGACGAGAACACGACCGACGTGCTGATTGAATCGGCACTTTGGGACCCGATGAACATTGCCAAGACGGGCCGCAGCCTCGGCATCATTACCGATGCGCGCTATCGTTTCGAACGCGGCGTCGACCCGGAATACATGGTACCCGGCCTCGAGCGCACGACCGAGCTGGTGCTTGCCTGCTGTGGCGGTACGGCTGCCAAGGCCCGCGTCGAAGGCTACAAAGGCTATGAGGCGAAGGTCGTCGATTTCCCGCTGTCGGAAGTCAAGCGCCTCACTGGCCTCGACGTCTCGGCCGATGAGAGCGAGTCGATCCTGACGAAGCTCGGCTTCTCGGTTTCCGGCTCGGGCGAGCGCATTTCCGTCGCCGTTCCTTCCTGGCGTCCGGATGTCGACGGCAAGGCCGATCTTGTCGAAGAGATCATGCGCATCCACGGCGTCGACAACATTAAGCCGCAACCGCTCAGCAGCCATGCCGCCGTCAACGGCAAGATTCTGACGACGCTGCAGATCCGCACTCGTACGGCCAAGCGGGCGCTTGCCTCACGCGGCATGCTGGAAGCGGTCACCTGGTCCTTCATCTCGGAAGATCAGGCCAGGCTCTTCGGCGGCGGCTCCAACGCGCTGAAGCTTGCCAACCCGATCGCCGCAGACATGTCCGACATGCGCCCTTCGCTGC comes from Rhizobium tropici CIAT 899 and encodes:
- the pheT gene encoding phenylalanine--tRNA ligase subunit beta produces the protein MKFTLSWLKEHLETDASLDEICARLTMIGLEVEEVDDKAAFKPFVIAKVLSAEKHPQADRLKVLMVDTGSGAPVQVVCGAPNARAGLVGAFAAPGTYVPGIDVTLAIGNIRGVESRGMMCSEKELEISDSHDGIIDLPDDAPVGTSFAAYAGLDDPVIEINLTPNRPDCTGVYGIARDLAASGLGTLKPRLTPTFPVQGETPTELKIELDDISLCPGFALRLVRGVKNGPSPKWMQQRLLAIGLRPISALVDITNYMTFDQGRPMHVFDAAKVKGNLVVRRARDGETVLALDEREYKLNPSNVVIADDNGVESIGGIMGGEHSGCDENTTDVLIESALWDPMNIAKTGRSLGIITDARYRFERGVDPEYMVPGLERTTELVLACCGGTAAKARVEGYKGYEAKVVDFPLSEVKRLTGLDVSADESESILTKLGFSVSGSGERISVAVPSWRPDVDGKADLVEEIMRIHGVDNIKPQPLSSHAAVNGKILTTLQIRTRTAKRALASRGMLEAVTWSFISEDQARLFGGGSNALKLANPIAADMSDMRPSLLPGLLSAAQRNADKGYGDVAIFEVSGTYENDTPGGQRRVAGGIRRGTASLAGAGRMWSNATKGGGKPVDVFDAKADALAVIEACGLPMGNIQIEQGGPAWYHPGRSGTIKMGPKVVLGYFGEFHPKTLEALDVSGALAGFEVYIDAMPEPKKKATRTKPALELSPFQAVKRDFAFVVDKSVEAGAVIRAATGADRKLVTGVNVFDIFEGASLGEGKKSIAIEVQIQPAERTLTDEDFEALTQKIVANVTKSTGGVLRG
- the pheS gene encoding phenylalanine--tRNA ligase subunit alpha translates to MTELVTLETQLMAEVAAANDEQAIEAVRVAALGKKGSVSELLKTLGSMSPEERQTRGAAINALKNAVTDAINERKGALRDAAIEAKLKAETVDVSLPVRSSPAERGRIHPISQIVDEITAIFGDMGFSIAEGPDVETDYYNFTALNFPEGHPAREMHDTFFFQPDEKGERKVLRTHTSPVQIRTMEAQKPPIRIIIPGKTYRQDSDATHSPMFHQVEGLVIDKTANVANIRWVLEEFCKTFFEVDNVTMRFRPSFFPFTEPSFEVDIQCDRSGPIVKFGEGTDWMEILGCGMVHPNVLRYGGLDPDEYQGFAWGMGLDRIAMLKYGMPDLRDFFNADVRWMNHYGFRPLDMPTLFGGLSA